CGCCCGGTGGATCGGCTGGTCCCAACCCTCGAGGGTCATCGGGCCGCCGTCGGGGCCGTACCAGGTCATCCGCGAGGCACCGGGGGTCTCCTGACCCTCGACGCCGAAGCGCGTCGGCCGGAGCGCCGGGTGCGCCGCGCGGAGCCGGGTCAGTTCGGCGACGGTGTTCGTGGTCGACTCGGCGTCCTCGTCGTCGGACCAGTCGACCGGGGTGAGGTCCTCCGACACGACGTAGGCGTTGTTGTTGCCGTGCTGGGTGCGGCTCCGCTCGTCGCCCGCGGTGAGCATCGGCACGCCGGCGGAGAGCAGGAGCGTCCCGAGGAGGTTGCGCATGCTCCGACCACGCGCCGCGCGGACGCCCCGGTCGGCCGTGTCTCCCTCGATGCCGTGGTTGAACGAGCGGTTGTCGTCCGAGCCGTCGCGGTTCTCCTCGCCGTTCGCCGTGTTGTGCTTGCGGTCGTACGACACGAGGTCGAGCAGCGTGAAGCCGTCGTGGGCGGTGACGAAGTTGACGCCGGCGAGCGGCCCGCGCTCCGCGCCGAACACGTGGCGTGAGCCGGTCAGGGCTCCGGCGAGCGCCCCGATGCCGGTGCGCGGTGCGCCGTTGCGGCGCTCCTCGGCGATGTCGGTGAGCCAGAACTGCCGGACCGTGTTCCGGAAGCCGTCGTTCCACTCGCTCGTGCCCGAGCCGGCGCCGCCGAACGACCCGGTGCGCCACCCGTCCGGCCCGACGTCCCACGGCTCGGCGACCACGAGCACGTCCTGCAGGTCGGGGTGCTCCCGGATCCGCTCGAGCAGCGGGTGCGCCGGATCGAACACGTGCCGGGCGTCACGGGCGAGCGAGGCCATGAGGTCGAACCGGAAGCCGTCGACCCGGACCTCCTTCGCCCAGTAGCGGAGGCTGTCGACGACGAGGTCGGCGCTCGCCGCGACGGAGGTGTCGAGCGTGTTCCCGCAGCCGGTGGTGTCGTAGTAGGCGTCCGCGTCCGCCGCCCACCGGTAGTGGTTCGCGCCGTCCAGGCCGCGGAGCGACGACGTCGGCCCGCCGAGCCCTTCTTCCGCGGTGTGGTTGTAGACGACGTCGAGGACGACCTGGATGCCGGCCTCGTGCAGGAGCCGCACCATGCCCTTGAACTCGCGGAGCACGGCGGAGGCGCCGGCAGCCCGGGCGGCGGGGGAGGCGTGCGCGGCGTGCGGCGCGAAGAAGCCGAGCGTGTTGTAGCCCCAGGCGTTCTCACGTCCGGCGTCCCGGAGCCACCGCTCGGTGTCGAACGCGTGCACCGGCAGGAGCTCGAGCGTGGTGACGCCGAGCCGGTGCAGGTGCGCGATCGTGCTCTCGTGCGCGATGCCGGCGTACGTGCCGCGGAGGTCCTCGGGCAGGTGCGGGTTCGCGGCGGTGAGGGTGCGGACGTTCGCCTCGTACACGACCACCCGGTCACGCGGGGTGCACGGCGCCACCGAGCCGCCCCAGTCGAACGTTTCGTCGACCACCTCGGCGCTCCACCGGGCGCCGGGGCCGGACCCGGCGCCGACCGCCACGATGCCGCGCGCTGCGGGGTCGAGCAGGGGGAGCGCCGGGTCGAACGCGTGCCGTGGGCCGGTCGGTCCGTCGGCGAGCAGGTGGTACCGGTCTCCGGGGACGACACCGGGGACCTCCACCGACCAGCGGTCACCGTCCGGGTCGCGGGTCAGCGCGTGCGTGCCGCGGCCCTCGACGACGAGCATGAGTGCGGTGGCGGACGCCGAACGCACCGTGAAGCGGCCGCCGCCGTCGCCGAGGACGAACCCCGGGAGGGCCTCGGTCGCGGTCTCGTGCATGACGACAAGGGTACGAGGGCCCACAGGTATCCTGGAAACGCCCGATCAGGGGGCACGATCCGTCGATGGGAGAGCAGGGTGAGCGTCTACCTGGACCACGCCGCGACGACGCCGATCACGCCCGGTGCGCTCGCCGCCTTCACCGCCGCGCTGCAGACCGTCGGCAACCCCTCCTCGATCCACAGTGCCGGGCAGCGGGCCAAGATGCTGCTCGAGGACGGACGTGCCGCCGTCGCGCGGTCGCTCGACGCGGACCCGGTCGAGGTCGTCTTCACCTCCGGCGGGACCGAGAGCATCAACCTGGCGGTGAAGGGGCTGTTCTGGGCACGGCAGCAGGACCGCCCGCGCCCCCGCATCGTCGTGCCGGCGGGCGAGCACCACGCGACGGTCGACACGGTCGAGTGGCTCGAGCGCCACGAGGGCGCGGTCGTCGACGTGGTCCCGTTGGACGCGGAGGGTCGCGTCGACACTGCCGCCCTGGAGGCACGGCTCGCCTCCGCGGACGACGTGGCCCTGGTCACGTTCCTCTGGGCCAACAACGAGGTCGGCACCATCCAGCCGGTGCGGCGGATCGTCGAGGCCGCGCACGCCGCCGGCGTGCCGGTGCACAGCGACGCGGTCGCCGCCTACGGGCAGGTCCCGGTGTCGTTCCGGGACTCCGGACTCGACGCGCTGAGCGTCTCGGCGCACAAGGTCGGCGGCCCGGTCGGCATCGGGGCGCTCGTCCTCGGGCGGCGCGCCACGGTCGAGCCGCTCATCCACGGCGGAGGGCAGCAGCGTCAGGTGCGGAGCGGGACGCAGGACGCTCCGGCCGCGGCGGCGTTCGGCGTGGCCGCGACGGCAGCGGCGGCGGTGGCCGCGGCCGGGGACGACACCGTCCGGGCACTGCGCGACCGGCTCGTGTCGGGCGTGCGGGCGGCGGTGCCGTCCGCGGTGCTCATGGGCGACCCGGTCGACCGGCTGCCGGGGAACGCGCACTTCACGTTCCCGGGGTGCGAGGGCGACTCGCTCCTCTTCCTCCTCGACGCCGCGGGGGTCGCGGTGTCGACCGGCTCCGCCTGCCAGGCCGGCGTGCCCGAGGCCTCACACGTGCTCCTCGCGATGGGGCTCGACGAGCAGGACGCCCGCGGTGCCCTCCGGATCACGCTCGGGCACACCTCGACCGACGCCGACGTCGACGCGTTCCTGTCCGCGCTGCCCGACGCGGTGGCGCGGGCCGGCGCGGCCGGGATGGCGTCGCGCGAACCGGCGCTCGGGCGCTGACCGCCGTTCCTGCACAGCCGACCACGCGGCCACGGTCGCCCACCGACCGGGGTGGGGCGTGCCTCCCGGCCCGGCCGCGCCGGTAGGATCGACGATCATGGTCGAACTGGACTTCTCCGAGCAACTCTCCGCCCTCCGTGAGACGTTCGGCAACATCCGCTCCGTGGTCGACGTCGACCGCCTGCAGCGCGAGATCGCCGAGCTCAGCGAGCAGGCCGGCGCACCCGACCTGTGGGACGACGTCGAGCACGCGCAGCAGGTGACGAGTGCGCTCTCGCACCGCCAGGCCGAGCTGCGGAAGATCACCGACACCGAACAGCGCATCGACGACCTCGAGGTCCTCGTCGAGATGGCGAACGAGGCCGACGACCAGGACTCGGCGGACGAGGCCGAGGCCGAGCTCAAGGCGATCCAGAAGACCATGGGCGACCTCGAGGTGCAGACGCTCCTCGACGGTGAGTACGACGATCGGCCGGCCGTCATCACGATCCGCGCCGGCGCCGGCGGCGTCGACGCCGCCGACTTCGCCGAGATGCTCCTGCGCATGTACCTGCGCTACGCCGAGCAGCACGGCTACAAGACGACCGTGATGGACACCTCCTACGCGGAAGAAGCCGGCATCAAGTCCGCCACGTTCGAGGTCGACGCGCCGCACGCGTTCGGCACCCTCTCGGTCGAGGCCGGCACCCACCGGCTCGTCCGGATGTCGCCGTTCGGTGCGGCCGGCAAGCGACAGACCTCGTTCGCCGCGGTCGAGGTCATCCCGCTCATGCCCGAGACCGAGGCCATCGACATCCCCGAGAACGACATCCGGGTCGACGTGTTCCGCTCGTCCGGCCCCGGTGGGCAGTCCGTCAACACGACCGACTCCGCCGTCCGCATCACCCACCTGCCGACCGGCACCGTGGTGTCGATGCAGAACGAGAAGTCGCAGATCCAGAACCGCGCCGCCGCCATGCGTGTCCTGCAGTCGCGCCTGCTCCTCCTCAAGAAGGAAGAGGAGAACGCGAAGAAGAAGGAGCTCGCGGGCAACATCACCGCGAGCTGGGGCGACCAGATCCGCTCGTACGTCCTCGCGCCGTACCAGATGGTGAAGGACCTGCGGAGCGAGCACGAGGTCAACAACCCGTCCGCGGTCTTCGACGGCGACCTCGACGGCTTCATCAACGCGGGCATCCGCTGGCGCAAGCAGTCCGACGACGACTGAGTGGATCCGCGGGGACCTGAGCCGCGCGCCTCGACCCGATTCCGCCCCGGGCGACCTACCCTGAACCGGTCATGATCAAATTCGACCAGGTCACCAAGGTGTACTCGGGCAACCCGAGTCCTGCGCTCGACGACATCTCCCTCGAGATCCTCAAGGGCGAGTTCGTCTTCCTCGTGGGCGCGTCCGGCTCCGGCAAGTCCAGCTTCCTGCGCCTCGTGCTCAAGGAGGAGAAGCCCTCCCGCGGGCAGATCCACGTCCTCGGGCAGCGCCTCGGCTCCCTGTCGTCGCGCAAGGTCCCGTACTTCCGCCGCAACCTCGGCGTGGTGTTCCAGGACTTCCGCCTCCTCCCGAACAAGAACGTCTTCGACAACGTCGCGTTCTCGCTGCAGGTCATCGGGAAGAGCAAGGGGTTCATCAGCGAGGCCGTCACCGACGTGCTCAAGCTCGTCGGCCTCGCCGGCAAGGCGACCCGCATGCCGCACGAGCTCTCCGGCGGTGAGCAGCAGCGCGTGGCGATCGCCCGCGCCGTCGTGAACAAGCCGGCGATCCTGCTCGCCGACGAACCGACGGGGAACCTCGACCCGACCACGTCGGCCGGCATCATGGCCCTCCTCGAGCGCATCAACCAGGGCGGTACGACCGTGCTCATGGCGACGCACGACGCCAGCATCGTGAACCAGATGCAGCGCCGCGTGATCGAGCTGTCGAACGGCACGATCCTGCGCGACGAGCAGTCCGGCGGCTACCAGACCCAGGCCGTCCCGATCCAGCGAGGCAACACCGTGTCGAACACCACCGGCATCCAGACCATCCCGGGGATCATCCGATGAGGCTCGGGCTCGTCATGTCCGAGGTCGGCTCTGGCCTGCGGCGCAACGCGTCGATGGTCGTGTCGGTCGTCCTCGTGACGTTCATCTCGCTGACCTTCGTCGGGACCGCGATCCTGCTCCAGATGCAGATCAACCAGATGAAGGGGTACTGGTACGACCGGGCGCAGGTCGCCGTCTACCTGTGCACCGACACCGACACGACCGGCAACTGCACGGGAGCCAAGGCCACCGACGACCAGCGCCAGCAGGTGGAGTCGCAGCTCGAGTCGTCGACGCTGAAGCCCTACATCGAGAAGTTCTACTTCGAGAACCAGCAGGACGCCTACACCCGGTTCAAGCAGCAGTTCAAGGACTCGCCCGCGACGGAGTTCGTGAAGCCCGAGTACCTCAACGAGACGTACTGGGTGAACCTCAAGAACCCGTCGCAGTCCGACGTCCTCGTGGAGAGCCTGTCGAAGGTCGCCGGCGTGCAGAGCGTGGTCGACCAGCGCGGCTACCTGCAGCCGATCTTCAACCTGCTGAACGCGTCGTCGTACACGGCGATCGGCATCGCCGCGCTGATGCTCGTCGCGGCCGTGCTCCTCATCGCCACCACGATCCGGCTCTCGGCCTTCAGCCGACGGCGGGAGCTCGGCATCATGCGGTTGGTCGGTGCGTCGAACCGGTTCATCCAGACGCCGTTCGTGCTCGAGGGGGTGATCGCCGCGGCCATCGGGGCGGTCCTCGCCGGCGGGGCGATCACGGCCGTGGTGTGGTTCTTCGTCCGGAACTACCTCGCGGTGCGGTTCTCCGGGACGGCGTTCATCGGCATGGGGGACGCGGCCGTGGTCGTCCCGGCGGTGGTCGTCATCGGCGTCCTGCTCGCCGGACTGTCGGCGTTCGTCGCGATCCGGCGCTACCTGAAGGTCTGACCGCGGCGCTCCGTGCACGCGAGTACCGGCGCACGCGAGTACCGGCGCACGCGGGTCTCGGCCTGGCGGACAGTTCCGCGGTCTCCGTTCCCTCAAACTGTCCGCGGAGCCGAGTCTCGGCCCCGGAGCGTGCGCCTCGAGCGCGTCCGACGCGCCGGGAAGGTGCGGCACCACCGCGGTGTTCAGTACGCTGGAGGGCTGCGCCGGACACCGGGTCCGGACCGCACACCCACGAGAGGAGTCGTCATGGCCAAGGAACGCGGTGAGAAGATCGTCGCCACGAACCGTCGCGCCCGCCACGACTACCTCATCGAGGACACGTACGAAGCAGGCATGGTGCTCTCCGGCACCGAGGTGAAGTCGCTCCGGCAGGGGCGTGCTTCGCTCGTCGACGGGTACGCGTTCATCGACGGTGGCGAAGCCTGGCTCGACGCCGTGCACATCCCCGAGTACACCGAGGGGACCTGGAACAACCACTCGCCGCGGCGCAAGCGCAAGCTCCTCCTGCACAAGCAGCAGATCGTCAAGATCTCGCACAAGACGGCGCAGGGCGGCTACACGCTCGTGCCGCTGCAGATCTACTTCCACGACGGCCGCGCCAAGGTGGAGATCGCGGTCGCGAAGGGCAAGCGCGAGTTCGACAAGCGTCAGGCGCTGCGCGAGAAGACCGACAAGCGCGAGGCCGAGCGGGCCATGCGCACCCGGAACCGCGTCGGCGAGTAGCGCGACGCACCTCGGTCGACTAGACTGAGGGACCGCCTGGACGGCGGACTGGTAACTCAACAGCGTGACAGTGGCTCGCACGTCCGGCCTGCATGGGGATGATCGGTTTCGACATTGCCTGTGTGCCGACGGGAAGCGGGCCGAGGACCCACGGTCATCTCGTGAACGATCCGTGGAAAACAACAAGTGCCAATTCCAAGCGCACTGACTTCGCTCTCGCTGCGTAAGCAGCCCAGCACATGAAGTCCGTCGGCCAGGTGACCGTCCCCTAACCTGATCCCGGCGTCATCCAGAGGACTTGCTGCACGGTTGCGCCTCAGGGCCGTGCGGGACTTGCACTGGGACTGGGCCCGTCGTCCAAGAAGCCGGTAGCAATGGACGGGGCCGAGCAGAACGCCTGATCCGGATACGCCCGTAGAAGACGTCGAATTGCAGCGATGGACGGGGGTTCGATTCCCCCCATCTCCACCACCTGCCGGTCGTCGGGCCACTGTCACGCCGAGTTCCACCCGGACGCCCCGCTCGCACGAGTGGGGCGTTCGTCGTGTCGCCCCGCACTCGTCGTCCTTCCGGGCACACCGAATACGCTCGGACCCATCGGCGCGGAGACACGCCCGCGCCCTGACGAGAGGTGCGAGTGTGGTGCAGGAGATCGCGATCCGAGTCCGTCTGCGTGAGCAGGAGCGTCTGGGCCTGGGGGAGTACGAGCGCATCGTCGGCTCCGTGGCCACCGTCGCCGCGCTCATCCCGTGGTTGCCGGACCCCGAGGCGAAGCTCGTCCTCCGCGGGCGCGGTGCGGAGCCCGTCCGTGTCGAGACCGTCACCTACGGCGCGGTGTTCGAGATGCTCGTCGTCCTCGACCAGCGATCGGCGGCCGTCGAGCGCGCCGCGGCCGTCGTCGCCGCGCTCATCGAGTCCGTCCGGCACGAACGGGTCGCCGACGACGTCGCCGGTGTCGCCGGGGAACTCGACCGCCTCGACCGATCCGCGCCGCGGGGCCGCTCGGTCGCGGAACGGTCGCTCCGGGCGCTCCTCGAGGGGGCCCGCGCCGACGTGCTCGGGCGTCGCACGACGACCCGGGTGCGTGCTGCGCAGGGGCTGCTCCGACTGGCGGAGGACGGCGCCGAGCTGATCGTCGAGCGGGTGGACGACGCGCTCGCGCCCGTGGTCGAGGAGCAGGTGGTCGACGTCGCGGCGGACACGGGGGCCGCGGTCGTGGTCGAGCCGGTCGACGGCGTCGTGGACGACGAACCCGCGCCCCGATCGGAGTCCGCGGCACCGGAGCAGCCGGCCGAGACCCAGGCCGAGGACCAGGACCAAGACCGCAGGAAGAAGTCGGACAAGAAGAAGTCCGACAAGAAGGACGGCAAGAAGAAGTCCGACAAGAAGGACGGCAAGAAGAAGTCGGACAAGAAGAAGGACAGCAAGAAGAAGTCCGACAAGAAGGACGGCAAGAAGAAGTCCGGCGGGAAATAGCCTGAGGGATTGTACAGGGGAAATGTTTCCACCTCGTTAAATAATCCGGCGAGACTCCTGTCCGGTGCCATTGTCGATGCACGCGCTCCCCACGATCGCGGGGCTCGCGTCACTCGACAGGAGCAACAGTGGCAACAACGACGACACAGGCGCTGCCGGACTCCGGCCTGAAGCGCAACGTCGGCTTCATCGGCCTGATCTGGGCATCGACCGGGTCCATCATCGGATCCGGGTGGCTCTTCGGTTCGCAGGAAGCCCTGAAGACGGCGGGCCCCGCCGCGATCATCTCGTGGCTCATCGGCGGCGTGGCCGTCCTCGTCCTCGCGCTCGTGCACGCCGAGCTCGGCGGCATGTTCCCGATCGCCGGCGGCACCGCGCGCTTCCCGCACATCGCCTTCGGCGGCATCGCGGGAGCGTCCTTCGGCTGGTTCTCGTGGTTGCAGTCCGTGACCGTCGCCCCGATCGAGGTCGAGGCGATGATCAAGTACGCGCAGCACTGGCAGTTCGCGCACCCCTGGCTCCACACGGTCCTCGTGAACGGCGAGACGCAGCAACTCCTCACGGGGTCGGGCATCGCGGTCGCGATCGTCCTCATGGCGGTCGTCACGGTGGTCAACCTCCTGAGCGTCCGCATCCTCGCGAACACGAACTCGGCCGCGACCTGGTGGAAGGTCGCCATCCCCCTGCTCGTCATCATCG
This is a stretch of genomic DNA from Curtobacterium sp. 458. It encodes these proteins:
- a CDS encoding glycogen debranching enzyme; the encoded protein is MHETATEALPGFVLGDGGGRFTVRSASATALMLVVEGRGTHALTRDPDGDRWSVEVPGVVPGDRYHLLADGPTGPRHAFDPALPLLDPAARGIVAVGAGSGPGARWSAEVVDETFDWGGSVAPCTPRDRVVVYEANVRTLTAANPHLPEDLRGTYAGIAHESTIAHLHRLGVTTLELLPVHAFDTERWLRDAGRENAWGYNTLGFFAPHAAHASPAARAAGASAVLREFKGMVRLLHEAGIQVVLDVVYNHTAEEGLGGPTSSLRGLDGANHYRWAADADAYYDTTGCGNTLDTSVAASADLVVDSLRYWAKEVRVDGFRFDLMASLARDARHVFDPAHPLLERIREHPDLQDVLVVAEPWDVGPDGWRTGSFGGAGSGTSEWNDGFRNTVRQFWLTDIAEERRNGAPRTGIGALAGALTGSRHVFGAERGPLAGVNFVTAHDGFTLLDLVSYDRKHNTANGEENRDGSDDNRSFNHGIEGDTADRGVRAARGRSMRNLLGTLLLSAGVPMLTAGDERSRTQHGNNNAYVVSEDLTPVDWSDDEDAESTTNTVAELTRLRAAHPALRPTRFGVEGQETPGASRMTWYGPDGGPMTLEGWDQPIHRALQYFVESTPDHEPYDRVLVVVHGSGRTRDITLPARDDVLGYRLAWSSEKHRDHERLRPAGQVFTAYGPGIHVFEIA
- a CDS encoding cysteine desulfurase family protein, with amino-acid sequence MSVYLDHAATTPITPGALAAFTAALQTVGNPSSIHSAGQRAKMLLEDGRAAVARSLDADPVEVVFTSGGTESINLAVKGLFWARQQDRPRPRIVVPAGEHHATVDTVEWLERHEGAVVDVVPLDAEGRVDTAALEARLASADDVALVTFLWANNEVGTIQPVRRIVEAAHAAGVPVHSDAVAAYGQVPVSFRDSGLDALSVSAHKVGGPVGIGALVLGRRATVEPLIHGGGQQRQVRSGTQDAPAAAAFGVAATAAAAVAAAGDDTVRALRDRLVSGVRAAVPSAVLMGDPVDRLPGNAHFTFPGCEGDSLLFLLDAAGVAVSTGSACQAGVPEASHVLLAMGLDEQDARGALRITLGHTSTDADVDAFLSALPDAVARAGAAGMASREPALGR
- the prfB gene encoding peptide chain release factor 2, yielding MVELDFSEQLSALRETFGNIRSVVDVDRLQREIAELSEQAGAPDLWDDVEHAQQVTSALSHRQAELRKITDTEQRIDDLEVLVEMANEADDQDSADEAEAELKAIQKTMGDLEVQTLLDGEYDDRPAVITIRAGAGGVDAADFAEMLLRMYLRYAEQHGYKTTVMDTSYAEEAGIKSATFEVDAPHAFGTLSVEAGTHRLVRMSPFGAAGKRQTSFAAVEVIPLMPETEAIDIPENDIRVDVFRSSGPGGQSVNTTDSAVRITHLPTGTVVSMQNEKSQIQNRAAAMRVLQSRLLLLKKEEENAKKKELAGNITASWGDQIRSYVLAPYQMVKDLRSEHEVNNPSAVFDGDLDGFINAGIRWRKQSDDD
- the ftsE gene encoding cell division ATP-binding protein FtsE — encoded protein: MIKFDQVTKVYSGNPSPALDDISLEILKGEFVFLVGASGSGKSSFLRLVLKEEKPSRGQIHVLGQRLGSLSSRKVPYFRRNLGVVFQDFRLLPNKNVFDNVAFSLQVIGKSKGFISEAVTDVLKLVGLAGKATRMPHELSGGEQQRVAIARAVVNKPAILLADEPTGNLDPTTSAGIMALLERINQGGTTVLMATHDASIVNQMQRRVIELSNGTILRDEQSGGYQTQAVPIQRGNTVSNTTGIQTIPGIIR
- the ftsX gene encoding permease-like cell division protein FtsX, encoding MRLGLVMSEVGSGLRRNASMVVSVVLVTFISLTFVGTAILLQMQINQMKGYWYDRAQVAVYLCTDTDTTGNCTGAKATDDQRQQVESQLESSTLKPYIEKFYFENQQDAYTRFKQQFKDSPATEFVKPEYLNETYWVNLKNPSQSDVLVESLSKVAGVQSVVDQRGYLQPIFNLLNASSYTAIGIAALMLVAAVLLIATTIRLSAFSRRRELGIMRLVGASNRFIQTPFVLEGVIAAAIGAVLAGGAITAVVWFFVRNYLAVRFSGTAFIGMGDAAVVVPAVVVIGVLLAGLSAFVAIRRYLKV
- the smpB gene encoding SsrA-binding protein SmpB, which produces MAKERGEKIVATNRRARHDYLIEDTYEAGMVLSGTEVKSLRQGRASLVDGYAFIDGGEAWLDAVHIPEYTEGTWNNHSPRRKRKLLLHKQQIVKISHKTAQGGYTLVPLQIYFHDGRAKVEIAVAKGKREFDKRQALREKTDKREAERAMRTRNRVGE